In Pseudomonas campi, the sequence CCGCTGCGTCACGACCTGCCGCTGTGGAAAGGTGGGGTGGCGATCATGCTGCTGCTCGGCGTGCTGTTCCCGCTGGTGGGCGCTTCGCTGCTGCTGATCTGGGGGCTGGAGTGGCTGTGGTCGCTGCGCCGGCAGGCCGAGGTGGTGCCGGGTTGAGAGCGGGCTGCCCCGGCATTGCGCCGGGGCGCCACTAAGCGCTTGCGTAGGGTGTGTCGTGCCTCAGGTCTGCGTCAGGTCCCGGTGCGTGCGGCGAACCCTACGCGAGCGCGGTCGCTCTTAGCCTTCGGCGTTCAGCACCCGATAGCGCTGCTCAAGCTCTTCGCGGATGGCCCGGCGTTGCTGGGCCTGGGTGAAACGCCGCTGCTCGTCGCTGGTCGCCGGTTGCAAGACCGGTACCGGCTGTGACTGGCCGCGATCATCCACCGCGACCATGGTGAAGAAGCAGCTGTTGGTGTGGCGCACCGAGCGCTCGCGGATGTTCTCGGTGACCACCTTGATGCCGATCTCCATCGAGGTGCGCCCGGTGTAGTTGACCGCGGCGAGGAAGGTCACCAGTTCGCCGACGTGAATCGGTTCGCGGAAGATCACCTGGTCCACCGACAGGGTCACCACGTAGCTGCCGGCGTAGCGGCTGGCACAGGCATAGGCCACTTCGTCGAGGTACTTGAGCAGGGTGCCACCGTGGACATTGCCGGAAAAGTTGGCCATATCCGGGGTCATCAGGACTGTCATCGACAGTTTGTTGGTTCCAAGTTCCATGTGTTTCTCATTGGCAGATAAGGTATGTGCTGGCGCTTGCAGTCCTGCGGGTCTGCTTGTTGTTATAGGTGCTGCTGGTGATCTTCGCTTTGCCAGCGCGGCCTGGCATGCAAGTTTGTGGCCGCCGGGGCGGCTGTGTGTCGGGGTCGCTCGGCGCCGGCTAAGCTGGGCCTTGGCCCTGTCAGGAGGTTTCCCCCATGTTCAACCTGCGGCGTTATGTATTGC encodes:
- a CDS encoding acyl-CoA thioesterase, with protein sequence MELGTNKLSMTVLMTPDMANFSGNVHGGTLLKYLDEVAYACASRYAGSYVVTLSVDQVIFREPIHVGELVTFLAAVNYTGRTSMEIGIKVVTENIRERSVRHTNSCFFTMVAVDDRGQSQPVPVLQPATSDEQRRFTQAQQRRAIREELEQRYRVLNAEG